The following are from one region of the Candidatus Dadabacteria bacterium genome:
- the uvrC gene encoding excinuclease ABC subunit UvrC, translating into MREKILELSESFPSTTGVYIMKGAGGTPVYIGKAKNLRSRVMSYFQGGRDRGQISYLVREVDSIDYVVTEGESEALFIENSLIKRHKPKYNIRLKDDKTFSSLRLSVGDKFPRLSRTRRVRDDGALYFGPFASGKFLKSTINLVHRLFPLRDCTQGKFERHRARPCLNYFMKLCSGPCAGKISEENYGELVRQATSFLRGERKKLVRMIREMMQKASEEGRYENAAYYRDQLVSLRENAEIEKVTSSKFEDMDIVGFYRESEQYEFTVLLSRGGSVVDKLDFSVKSLHGDEAECLREFLGRFYFSDHYVPKRILLPLSIRDREGYSEWLTEKRGKRVYLETPRRGPKNELVRFAMKNAQESSSRKAEEKARQGTLLRSIRKSAGIKRIPYTIECFDISNIQGSQTVASLVRFRNARPERDRYRKYRITATTGQDDFRSMYEVVYRRALRAAEDNWDLPDLILIDGGKGQLNAAYAALQDCRVQNEVDLASIAKTEGRSGVDRIYVHGNGEPCDFSSNKKGVYFLMRVRDEAHRFAITYHRGLRKDKTLASQMDGVPGIGKKRKFLLLNHFGSVEKIKGATAEELASVKGMTKQAARNIKEFLR; encoded by the coding sequence ATGCGTGAAAAAATTCTTGAGCTTTCCGAATCTTTTCCCTCCACAACCGGGGTTTACATAATGAAAGGGGCGGGCGGCACCCCTGTTTACATAGGCAAGGCCAAGAACCTTCGTTCCCGCGTAATGTCCTATTTCCAGGGGGGAAGGGACAGAGGACAGATTTCCTATCTGGTAAGAGAGGTCGACTCGATCGACTACGTGGTGACGGAGGGAGAAAGCGAAGCCCTTTTCATCGAGAATTCCCTTATAAAGCGCCACAAGCCGAAGTACAACATACGGCTTAAGGACGACAAGACTTTCTCTTCTCTTCGTCTCTCCGTGGGAGATAAGTTCCCCAGGCTTTCACGCACAAGGAGAGTACGGGATGACGGGGCGCTTTATTTCGGTCCGTTTGCCTCTGGGAAGTTTCTGAAAAGCACAATAAATCTTGTCCACAGACTTTTTCCTCTCAGGGACTGCACTCAGGGCAAGTTCGAAAGACACAGGGCCCGTCCCTGTCTTAACTACTTCATGAAGCTTTGCTCGGGGCCGTGCGCGGGCAAGATCTCGGAGGAAAACTACGGAGAACTGGTACGCCAGGCGACATCGTTTCTTCGGGGAGAGAGGAAAAAACTCGTGAGGATGATCAGGGAGATGATGCAAAAGGCCTCGGAGGAGGGGAGATACGAGAACGCGGCCTACTACCGGGATCAGCTTGTGAGCCTGAGAGAAAACGCCGAGATCGAAAAGGTTACTTCCTCGAAGTTTGAAGATATGGACATAGTGGGTTTTTACCGGGAATCGGAACAGTACGAATTTACCGTTCTGCTTTCGAGAGGAGGTTCCGTGGTCGACAAGCTTGATTTTTCGGTAAAGAGTCTCCACGGCGATGAGGCCGAATGCCTGAGGGAATTTCTCGGCAGGTTTTATTTCTCAGATCACTACGTCCCCAAGAGGATACTGCTGCCTCTTTCCATAAGGGACCGAGAAGGGTACTCAGAGTGGCTTACCGAAAAAAGAGGCAAGCGTGTTTACCTCGAGACCCCCCGTAGAGGGCCTAAAAACGAGCTTGTGCGTTTCGCCATGAAAAACGCACAGGAAAGTTCTTCGAGAAAGGCCGAGGAAAAAGCTAGGCAGGGCACGCTTCTTCGAAGCATAAGAAAGTCAGCCGGGATAAAACGGATTCCCTATACCATAGAGTGTTTTGACATATCAAATATTCAGGGGAGCCAGACGGTCGCGTCGCTCGTAAGGTTTCGAAACGCGAGACCGGAGAGGGACAGGTACAGAAAATACAGAATCACGGCCACCACGGGGCAGGATGACTTCCGGTCGATGTACGAGGTAGTTTACAGGAGGGCTCTTAGGGCGGCGGAGGATAACTGGGATCTTCCCGACCTCATTCTTATAGACGGAGGCAAGGGACAGCTAAACGCTGCCTACGCCGCGCTTCAGGACTGCAGGGTGCAAAATGAGGTCGATCTTGCCTCTATAGCGAAAACCGAAGGTCGATCCGGAGTTGACAGGATTTACGTGCATGGAAATGGCGAGCCCTGCGATTTCTCTTCCAACAAAAAGGGTGTTTACTTCCTGATGAGGGTAAGGGACGAGGCCCACCGCTTTGCGATTACCTATCACAGGGGACTAAGGAAGGATAAAACCCTGGCTTCGCAGATGGACGGCGTTCCGGGTATAGGGAAAAAAAGAAAATTTCTGCTTCTTAATCACTTCGGGAGTGTGGAGAAAATAAAAGGAGCCACCGCCGAAGAACTTGCCTCCGTTAAGGGAATGACGAAACAGGCCGCACGGAACATAAAAGAGTTTTTGCGCTAG
- the miaB gene encoding tRNA (N6-isopentenyl adenosine(37)-C2)-methylthiotransferase MiaB produces MKTDTLYLETYGCQMNEYDSDRIQNALGASITSNPKEADIVIVNTCAIREKADQKALSSLGRFKHLKAKNPELIVGVSGCVAQLYGEELIRRMPHLDFVLGPRAIPGLPRLIEEIREKKSRPVETSFDVEEPFDVLPYHQEGKPTAFLSIQQGCNKKCAYCIVPTVRGSEVNRPVEDITSEAHYLIEKGVREITLIGQTVNSWKLEGLKFGDLLRALGELDGLERIRFTTSYPRDITKKMVEAMADVPKVCRHIHLPVQSGSDKVLRLMNRTYTRGWYLDSVNRLRDAMPDIAISSDIIVGFPGETEDDFEQTMSLVGEVGFDSSFSFKYSPRPGTVGEELWRSDERVGDSTAGGRLARLQEYQREITLAKNMERVGKSERVLVEEESRNDSSWLSGRTEHNRIVNFPGGKELIGEMVDVRITEGLANSLRGQYLN; encoded by the coding sequence ATGAAGACCGATACCCTTTACCTTGAAACCTACGGTTGCCAGATGAACGAGTATGACTCGGACAGGATACAGAACGCCCTCGGCGCCAGCATCACCAGCAACCCCAAGGAAGCCGATATAGTGATTGTAAACACCTGCGCCATAAGGGAAAAGGCTGACCAGAAGGCGCTCAGCAGCCTGGGACGGTTCAAGCACTTAAAGGCGAAGAACCCGGAGCTTATAGTCGGGGTATCGGGATGCGTGGCGCAGCTCTACGGGGAGGAACTCATCCGCAGGATGCCGCATCTTGATTTCGTGCTCGGGCCCCGCGCGATCCCGGGACTCCCGCGGCTCATAGAAGAAATAAGAGAGAAAAAATCAAGGCCCGTCGAAACATCTTTCGACGTGGAAGAGCCCTTCGATGTACTTCCCTACCACCAGGAGGGAAAACCCACCGCGTTTCTGTCCATACAGCAGGGATGCAACAAGAAATGCGCTTACTGCATAGTGCCTACGGTAAGGGGCTCTGAGGTAAACAGGCCGGTTGAGGACATAACCTCAGAAGCGCATTACCTTATCGAAAAAGGCGTAAGGGAGATAACCCTGATAGGACAAACGGTCAACTCCTGGAAACTGGAGGGGCTTAAGTTCGGGGACCTGCTCCGGGCCCTTGGGGAACTCGACGGTCTTGAGAGAATAAGGTTCACGACTTCCTATCCAAGAGACATAACGAAAAAGATGGTGGAAGCGATGGCGGATGTGCCCAAGGTATGCCGCCACATTCATCTGCCCGTGCAGTCGGGCTCCGACAAGGTGCTTAGACTTATGAACAGGACATATACCAGGGGCTGGTATCTGGACTCGGTTAACAGGCTCCGCGACGCCATGCCGGACATAGCCATATCTTCTGATATAATAGTAGGGTTCCCCGGGGAGACCGAAGATGACTTCGAGCAGACGATGAGCCTTGTCGGGGAAGTGGGTTTTGACAGTTCCTTCTCGTTTAAATACTCGCCGCGCCCGGGAACTGTTGGTGAGGAGCTTTGGAGATCGGACGAAAGGGTTGGAGACTCGACGGCGGGCGGGCGGCTCGCGCGCCTTCAGGAGTATCAGAGGGAAATCACTCTTGCCAAAAACATGGAGAGGGTAGGAAAATCAGAACGGGTGCTGGTTGAGGAGGAGAGCAGAAACGACTCCTCGTGGCTTTCCGGGAGAACCGAGCATAACAGGATAGTCAATTTCCCTGGAGGAAAAGAGCTTATCGGAGAAATGGTGGACGTGAGGATAACCGAAGGACTTGCGAATTCGCTTAGAGGACAATATCTGAATTAA
- a CDS encoding bifunctional nuclease family protein has translation MFLEMKVSCIVADPFTDMPVVILNDEEGEKSLPLWVGFEEASAIAMEIKKTPRPRPLTHDLLKNVIAATGYEVSEIEITELRENTFYARLRIKKDGEELLVDSRPSDAIAIALRTGCRIMVDEEVIKASLSVKVGDKGQSAGDILEDMPDEDFGKYKM, from the coding sequence ATGTTTCTTGAGATGAAAGTTTCCTGCATAGTTGCCGACCCGTTTACCGACATGCCCGTCGTTATCCTAAACGACGAGGAGGGAGAAAAAAGTCTTCCGCTCTGGGTAGGATTCGAGGAAGCAAGCGCTATAGCCATGGAGATCAAAAAAACCCCAAGACCGAGGCCTCTCACCCACGATCTTCTGAAAAACGTAATCGCCGCCACGGGCTACGAGGTCAGCGAAATAGAGATTACGGAACTTCGGGAAAATACCTTTTACGCGCGTCTTCGCATCAAAAAAGACGGAGAGGAACTCCTTGTGGACTCCCGTCCGAGCGATGCCATAGCCATAGCGCTCAGGACGGGGTGCCGCATCATGGTTGACGAAGAGGTGATAAAAGCGTCCCTGAGCGTAAAGGTCGGGGACAAGGGCCAGAGCGCGGGCGACATCCTAGAAGACATGCCGGATGAGGATTTCGGCAAGTACAAGATGTGA
- a CDS encoding ammonium transporter — translation MSFKKTLSLLVFFFGFAFLAFTDPASASELDTGDTAWILTSTALVLFMTIPGLALFYGGLVGKKNVLSVLMQCFSITAVVTVIWTIFGYSMAFDTTGMVAGEVGMNAFVGGFSKAFLNGVGVDTLSGTIPEVLFFAFQLTFAIITPALIIGSFAERMKFSAMLLFTGLWVIFCYFPIAHMVWGGEGSFLGDKGVIDFAGGIVVHITAGTAALVAAIVIGARRGYPNQLAPPHNLTLTMIGTAMLWVGWFGFNGGSALASGGQAAMAVVVTQISPCVAALTWIFLESVRSGKPSALGFVTGAIAGLAAITPASGTVGPLGAIVIGAASSILAYIAATYIKFRFSYDDALDVVGVHGVGGLVGIILVAIFASTSYGGSIADLDIGAQLGVQIYGGIFAVVYTAIVSYIVLKVVDMLVGLRVDEDEERQGLDITDHGEEGYHGI, via the coding sequence ATGAGTTTCAAAAAAACGCTTTCACTTTTGGTTTTCTTTTTTGGTTTTGCTTTTCTTGCTTTCACCGATCCCGCTTCGGCGAGTGAACTTGATACGGGCGATACCGCTTGGATACTGACTTCAACCGCGCTTGTTCTTTTCATGACGATTCCCGGACTTGCGCTTTTCTACGGGGGCCTTGTCGGCAAGAAGAACGTTCTTTCTGTGCTTATGCAGTGTTTTTCTATTACTGCGGTCGTAACGGTTATATGGACCATTTTCGGTTACAGCATGGCTTTTGACACCACCGGCATGGTAGCAGGAGAGGTCGGGATGAACGCCTTTGTGGGAGGTTTCTCAAAGGCCTTTCTAAACGGAGTGGGTGTTGACACTCTTTCGGGAACAATCCCCGAAGTTCTGTTCTTCGCCTTTCAGCTTACCTTCGCGATTATCACTCCGGCACTTATAATCGGGTCGTTTGCGGAGAGAATGAAGTTCTCGGCGATGCTTCTGTTTACCGGACTGTGGGTGATATTCTGTTACTTCCCGATCGCGCACATGGTCTGGGGAGGGGAAGGTTCCTTCCTTGGAGACAAGGGAGTGATCGACTTTGCCGGAGGAATAGTAGTTCACATCACGGCGGGTACCGCGGCTCTGGTGGCGGCGATAGTGATCGGCGCTAGAAGAGGCTACCCCAACCAGCTTGCGCCCCCGCACAACCTCACTCTTACGATGATCGGTACCGCGATGCTCTGGGTCGGGTGGTTCGGGTTCAATGGTGGAAGCGCTCTCGCGTCGGGGGGACAGGCAGCCATGGCGGTTGTCGTGACCCAGATTTCTCCGTGCGTTGCCGCCCTCACCTGGATATTCCTGGAAAGCGTAAGATCGGGCAAGCCTAGCGCCTTGGGTTTCGTAACGGGGGCCATCGCGGGTCTTGCCGCCATAACTCCCGCCTCGGGCACAGTGGGACCGCTTGGAGCCATAGTCATAGGGGCTGCATCTTCCATACTGGCTTACATAGCGGCTACTTATATAAAGTTTCGGTTCAGTTATGACGACGCACTTGACGTCGTGGGAGTCCACGGAGTCGGAGGCCTTGTGGGAATCATACTGGTTGCGATTTTCGCCTCAACCTCTTACGGCGGGTCGATTGCAGACCTGGACATAGGCGCGCAGCTCGGCGTGCAGATCTACGGGGGCATATTCGCGGTCGTCTACACCGCCATAGTGAGCTATATCGTGCTCAAAGTTGTTGACATGCTCGTAGGGCTCAGGGTCGATGAGGACGAAGAGCGCCAGGGTCTTGACATAACGGATCATGGAGAAGAGGGTTACCACGGCATCTAG
- a CDS encoding aldo/keto reductase produces the protein MNLKRLGKTEVFVPEIGLGTWNYKGGVEPLRAGIELGASLIDTAEGYYTEDIVGEAVLPFRDEVIIATKVSGRNLAHDSVLRSCEASLEKLRTDCIDLYQIHWPNPAYPIDATMRALEKLVDRGCVSYVGVSNFSVRQMREAQHCFPNYPIVSNQVLYNLRSRDIEKELLPYCQNNDITVMAYTPLDAGRLCRTRRGGILGVLSQIAVETGKTEAQVALNWCVCQENVIVIPKADSVARTVENCGASGWRLSPEQLSRLDDAF, from the coding sequence ATGAACCTCAAGAGACTTGGAAAAACGGAAGTTTTCGTTCCCGAGATCGGGCTCGGCACGTGGAACTACAAGGGAGGGGTCGAGCCTCTAAGAGCCGGGATCGAACTGGGGGCCTCGCTCATAGATACCGCCGAGGGGTATTACACAGAGGACATAGTTGGCGAGGCCGTATTGCCTTTCAGAGACGAAGTCATCATAGCTACCAAGGTTTCGGGAAGGAATCTCGCCCATGACAGCGTGCTGAGATCCTGCGAGGCGAGTCTCGAGAAGCTTCGCACGGACTGCATAGATCTTTACCAGATACACTGGCCGAATCCCGCCTATCCTATAGACGCGACGATGAGAGCGCTTGAGAAGCTGGTTGACCGCGGATGCGTGAGTTACGTGGGGGTGAGCAATTTCTCCGTGAGACAGATGCGCGAGGCGCAGCACTGTTTTCCGAATTATCCGATAGTATCAAACCAGGTGCTCTATAATCTTAGATCAAGAGATATAGAAAAAGAGTTGCTTCCCTACTGCCAGAATAACGACATAACCGTGATGGCCTATACCCCGCTTGACGCAGGAAGGCTCTGCCGAACCCGCCGGGGAGGAATTTTAGGAGTTTTGTCTCAGATAGCGGTCGAGACGGGAAAGACAGAAGCTCAGGTTGCACTTAACTGGTGCGTTTGCCAGGAGAACGTCATCGTGATTCCGAAGGCGGATTCGGTCGCAAGAACCGTTGAGAACTGCGGGGCTTCGGGGTGGAGACTTTCCCCTGAGCAGCTTAGCAGACTGGATGACGCTTTTTGA
- a CDS encoding DUF1949 domain-containing protein, with protein MDKKQILGAAHRAVNPAANHYTVKNPQRVIRCDRQRILPAWRLIGYFSPAEAKSVEDISYKVPVGASTAELVIKKSRFVAAVGRAATRRDAEDFIESVRDLHPAASHNCYAFVACAPGGTDIGFGDDGEVSGTAGRPMFTLLEHSGIGEVVAVVSRYFGGIKLGPGGLLRAYTDCLRTALGELEIKEHVPVRNGYLVFSYAHENSIRVLFEKSGVTITSVERAEDVRFSFAAPFNVAENLEERIASLTRGKSKFVWT; from the coding sequence TTGGATAAAAAGCAAATTCTGGGAGCCGCGCACCGCGCGGTAAATCCCGCCGCGAATCATTATACAGTGAAAAACCCCCAGAGGGTAATCCGCTGCGACCGGCAACGGATTTTGCCCGCGTGGCGGTTGATAGGGTATTTTTCTCCGGCGGAGGCAAAGAGCGTGGAAGATATTTCCTACAAGGTTCCCGTGGGAGCCTCTACTGCTGAACTGGTTATAAAGAAAAGCAGGTTTGTGGCTGCCGTCGGCAGGGCAGCCACAAGACGGGACGCCGAAGATTTCATAGAAAGCGTAAGGGACCTTCACCCCGCGGCGAGCCATAACTGCTACGCGTTTGTGGCCTGCGCTCCGGGCGGGACCGATATAGGTTTTGGCGACGACGGAGAGGTCTCGGGAACCGCAGGACGGCCCATGTTTACTCTTTTGGAACACAGCGGCATAGGGGAGGTAGTGGCGGTTGTAAGCCGGTATTTCGGAGGGATAAAGCTCGGCCCCGGTGGGCTCCTGAGAGCATACACGGACTGTCTGCGAACTGCCCTCGGGGAACTTGAGATAAAGGAACACGTTCCGGTGCGTAACGGATATCTGGTGTTTTCATACGCTCATGAGAATTCCATACGGGTTCTGTTTGAAAAATCGGGGGTTACGATAACGAGCGTCGAGCGCGCCGAAGACGTACGTTTCAGTTTCGCAGCGCCGTTTAACGTCGCCGAGAACCTTGAAGAGAGAATCGCTTCTTTGACCAGAGGGAAATCCAAATTTGTTTGGACATAG
- a CDS encoding ABC transporter ATP-binding protein: MVKKTSISSLILRYRYSFLTGIASLTMVDLAQLSVPIVIQWIIDELTLQSANFSLITKYSLYILGLGLFMAFFRLGWRYFIMGGARKIEYSLRNDFFKHLQKLNFDFFSGRKVGDLMAHTVNDIETLKFSCGLGLLIAYDGIFLFFFIFGAMIYISPEMAFYAFLPFPALAVFVYKFGNMIERRFQRSQDSFSELTESARKPVSGIKVVKAFGLEQAEGRDFDRASADYLEKNVHLVKIRAAFQPFIYFVPSLAMALFLFFGGKGAIGTEITLGEFTAILVYLMMLAWPMMAMGWAIDLLKRGNASINRLNDIFAVESKNAAQEGEKDYELKGDIRFSGVSFSYDSTPALRNVDLHMPRGTTLGITGLVGSGKTTLMKLLMKIHEPDSGAITIDGIDIREISRKSLQDTIVYVPQEITVFSGTVYDNITFINPNITREQVEQAAKTAGIYEQIMEFQQGFDTVVGERGLSLSGGQRQRLAIARALVLKPEVLILDDVLSSLDPQTENTVITNVIGAMRGRTVVIISNRISSVTGLSRIAVMKDGQIIESGGRRDLVERRGVYYALEKLQSA, encoded by the coding sequence TTGGTCAAAAAAACAAGCATCTCCTCCCTCATTCTGCGCTACAGGTACTCATTTCTAACGGGTATCGCCTCCCTCACTATGGTGGATCTGGCCCAGCTTTCGGTTCCCATAGTAATCCAGTGGATAATAGACGAACTCACCCTGCAAAGCGCGAATTTTTCCCTCATAACCAAGTACTCACTCTACATACTCGGCCTTGGGTTGTTCATGGCGTTTTTCCGCCTCGGCTGGCGGTATTTCATAATGGGCGGCGCGAGGAAAATAGAGTATTCGCTCAGAAACGATTTCTTCAAGCATCTCCAGAAGCTTAACTTTGATTTTTTCTCGGGAAGAAAGGTCGGCGATCTGATGGCGCACACGGTAAACGACATAGAGACTCTCAAGTTCTCCTGCGGCCTCGGACTGCTCATAGCGTACGACGGAATATTCCTGTTTTTCTTCATCTTCGGCGCAATGATTTACATTTCTCCGGAGATGGCCTTCTACGCGTTTTTGCCGTTTCCCGCACTTGCCGTCTTTGTATACAAGTTCGGAAACATGATAGAGAGAAGGTTCCAGCGGTCCCAGGATTCTTTCTCGGAACTCACCGAAAGCGCGAGGAAGCCAGTCTCGGGAATCAAGGTGGTAAAGGCGTTCGGGCTTGAACAGGCCGAGGGACGGGATTTTGACCGCGCAAGCGCAGATTACCTTGAAAAGAACGTACACCTCGTGAAGATCCGGGCGGCCTTCCAGCCGTTTATATATTTCGTACCCTCACTAGCAATGGCCCTGTTTCTCTTCTTCGGCGGAAAGGGCGCGATCGGCACCGAAATAACCCTAGGGGAGTTCACCGCCATACTCGTCTACCTAATGATGCTCGCTTGGCCCATGATGGCAATGGGATGGGCAATTGATCTTTTAAAAAGGGGAAACGCTTCGATAAACCGACTAAACGACATTTTCGCAGTTGAGTCAAAAAACGCGGCTCAGGAAGGGGAGAAGGATTACGAACTCAAGGGAGACATAAGATTCTCCGGGGTTTCCTTCTCCTACGACTCCACCCCGGCTCTGCGCAATGTTGATCTCCATATGCCCCGAGGAACAACTCTGGGAATAACGGGACTTGTGGGCTCCGGGAAGACCACGCTGATGAAGCTGCTCATGAAAATCCACGAACCCGACTCGGGCGCAATAACGATCGACGGGATCGATATAAGGGAGATATCGAGAAAAAGCCTCCAGGATACCATCGTCTACGTGCCGCAGGAAATAACCGTGTTCAGCGGAACGGTTTATGACAACATCACTTTCATAAACCCGAACATAACACGCGAGCAGGTAGAGCAGGCTGCCAAAACGGCGGGGATATACGAACAGATAATGGAGTTTCAGCAAGGATTTGATACCGTGGTGGGAGAACGGGGACTCAGTCTATCGGGAGGGCAGAGACAACGCTTGGCTATAGCGAGAGCCCTGGTGCTCAAGCCCGAGGTCCTGATACTCGATGACGTGCTTTCGTCTCTTGATCCACAGACGGAGAACACCGTGATAACAAACGTGATAGGGGCAATGCGCGGGCGCACCGTGGTGATAATCTCAAACAGGATATCCTCCGTAACGGGGCTCTCGCGGATCGCGGTAATGAAAGACGGACAGATAATCGAAAGCGGGGGACGGAGAGACCTCGTGGAGCGACGCGGAGTTTACTACGCGCTTGAAAAACTGCAGTCGGCTTAG
- a CDS encoding ABC transporter ATP-binding protein — protein MSDLERNRKSTYDLKILRWILGFLGKYRGYFALSLLLMIATAALEITVPYLIKVAVDDYIYPTWSKAEGGGETERMLSGLEGKSVLALVDGEFLVDFSKLSSSEKDRIERSGVEFSETKYIVVNPGEFEGDEKQEVLGIIARNASLFERTEGVAFLPHSDLDSLSKEEVSLLRSKQTKRLGTLALYVVLSVIGIFVFTSAFTYILHYSGQKIMHDMRNHTLSHILSLPQQYFDQNPVGRITTRVTNDVNAINEMYTSVLIHFIKDIIIIIGTLVIMFRMNVGLTLIIVGLTVFLTFTVSIFRMKLRLVYREIRRTIAKLNAFVAESMRGIVLLKLYGKEERNFEKFWEVNRENYRANIRQLWVYVIFRPSIEYVGIAATGIILWYGAIRVMNLDLSLGALLAFLYYVRMIFKPIQELSEKFNVFQSAVAASENLYDTLAEKPEATGSMVPATTEGTLEFRGVWFSYNEREWVLKDASFAIGPGQSAALVGITGAGKTTIVNLILKFYKPQRGEILFNGVNVEELSNEYLRSNVTAIFQDLFLFEKDVSDERDERDGPAPETQRLSSGQTQARSIEKAVRKNSKLLIMDEATSHLDAETEERIQGIIRKNAGAQTRLIITHKLSTLKNVDNVIVIHKGVVVEQGTHEKLLENESIYYTLYEFLRKTAADPDPLPSAST, from the coding sequence ATGAGCGACTTGGAGAGAAACAGAAAATCAACCTACGATCTTAAGATACTGAGGTGGATTCTGGGATTTTTGGGAAAGTACCGCGGTTACTTCGCCCTGTCCCTTCTTCTGATGATCGCTACCGCAGCGCTTGAAATCACGGTTCCCTACCTAATCAAAGTCGCGGTCGACGACTATATCTATCCCACCTGGAGCAAAGCGGAGGGAGGAGGAGAAACGGAGCGTATGCTCTCGGGACTCGAGGGGAAGTCCGTACTCGCCCTTGTGGACGGAGAATTCCTGGTTGATTTCTCAAAGCTCTCCTCCTCAGAGAAAGACAGAATCGAGCGCTCGGGCGTTGAGTTCTCCGAGACAAAATACATCGTGGTCAACCCCGGGGAATTCGAGGGAGACGAAAAACAGGAGGTTCTGGGAATAATAGCCCGAAACGCCTCCCTGTTCGAGAGGACCGAAGGAGTCGCGTTTCTGCCTCATTCAGACCTTGACTCACTCAGCAAAGAGGAGGTATCGCTTCTCCGCTCAAAACAAACTAAAAGGCTCGGGACCCTAGCTCTCTACGTGGTTTTGTCCGTGATCGGAATTTTTGTCTTCACCTCGGCTTTTACCTACATTCTTCACTACTCGGGCCAGAAAATAATGCACGACATGCGAAACCATACTCTCTCCCACATACTCTCCCTTCCCCAGCAGTATTTCGACCAAAACCCCGTGGGCAGGATAACCACCCGGGTCACAAACGACGTAAACGCCATAAACGAGATGTACACCTCCGTTCTCATACATTTCATAAAGGACATCATAATCATAATTGGCACCTTAGTGATCATGTTCAGGATGAATGTCGGACTCACGCTTATAATCGTCGGGCTTACCGTGTTTCTGACTTTCACGGTTTCCATTTTCCGAATGAAGCTTCGACTGGTGTACAGGGAAATTCGAAGGACCATAGCCAAGCTAAACGCCTTCGTCGCTGAAAGCATGAGGGGAATTGTACTCCTTAAGCTTTACGGGAAAGAGGAGAGGAACTTCGAGAAATTCTGGGAGGTAAACAGGGAGAACTACAGGGCAAACATACGGCAATTGTGGGTCTACGTGATTTTCCGTCCCTCCATAGAGTACGTGGGCATAGCCGCGACCGGAATAATTCTCTGGTACGGGGCGATCAGGGTGATGAACCTTGACCTTTCCCTGGGCGCGCTGCTCGCGTTTCTCTACTACGTAAGGATGATATTCAAACCCATACAGGAGCTCTCGGAAAAATTCAACGTCTTCCAGTCCGCAGTGGCCGCCTCGGAGAATCTCTACGACACTTTGGCTGAAAAACCGGAGGCAACCGGGTCTATGGTACCTGCGACAACCGAGGGTACGCTTGAGTTCCGGGGCGTATGGTTTTCGTACAACGAGCGGGAGTGGGTGCTTAAGGACGCATCCTTTGCAATAGGACCGGGGCAAAGCGCTGCTTTGGTGGGAATCACCGGAGCGGGAAAAACGACCATCGTTAACCTGATCCTTAAATTCTACAAGCCCCAGAGAGGGGAAATCCTGTTTAACGGCGTGAACGTAGAAGAGCTGTCAAACGAGTACCTGCGCTCTAACGTAACCGCCATTTTCCAGGATCTGTTTCTGTTCGAAAAGGACGTCTCGGACGAAAGAGACGAGCGGGATGGCCCGGCTCCCGAGACCCAAAGGCTATCTTCCGGACAGACCCAGGCCCGCTCGATTGAAAAAGCGGTCAGGAAAAATTCAAAGCTCCTTATAATGGACGAGGCCACATCCCACCTGGACGCAGAAACGGAGGAAAGGATACAGGGAATTATAAGGAAAAATGCGGGCGCCCAGACAAGGCTTATCATAACCCACAAGCTCTCGACCCTGAAAAACGTGGATAACGTAATAGTCATCCACAAAGGGGTGGTGGTGGAGCAGGGAACTCACGAGAAGCTCCTGGAAAACGAAAGCATTTACTACACGCTCTATGAGTTTCTAAGAAAAACCGCCGCAGATCCGGATCCGCTCCCAAGTGCCAGCACATGA